Proteins co-encoded in one Rattus rattus isolate New Zealand chromosome 5, Rrattus_CSIRO_v1, whole genome shotgun sequence genomic window:
- the Tcfl5 gene encoding LOW QUALITY PROTEIN: transcription factor-like 5 protein (The sequence of the model RefSeq protein was modified relative to this genomic sequence to represent the inferred CDS: inserted 1 base in 1 codon), whose amino-acid sequence MSGPGPREPPPEAGATGGEAGPEGAGGGDAALGEPGLSFTTTDLSLVEMTEVEYTQLQHILYSHMEAADGELEARLGSALLAGPGAGSGAAGSLAPAPPVXPVLCPPLAADAPCLGHVDFQELRMMLLGEAGAAEKTPGGADGTRTRADGAAKEGAGGAGPDGAPEARAKPTVRVRLEDRFNSMPAEPPAPRGAEPAESGVALNNLVTLIRHPSELMNVPLHQQQNKCTTLVKNKTAAATTALQFTYPLFTSACSTGGNASLAQTQSSSNSCSILEAAKHQDIGLPRAFSFCYQQEIESTKQTGGSRNKALPEQVWIKVGEEALCKQAINKRNRSRIRQLDTSVERRALGEIQNVGEGSTASQGTWQSSESSQSNLGEQTQSGPQGGRSQRRERHNRMERDRRRRIRICCDELNLLVPFCNAETDKATTLQWTTAFLKYIQERHGDSLKKEFESVFCGKTGRRLKLTRPESLVTCPAQGSLQSSPAMEIK is encoded by the exons ATGTCGGGCCCCGGGCCGCGGGAGCCGCCGCCTGAGGCGGGCGCGACGGGCGGCGAGGCGGGCCCCGAGGGCGCGGGCGGCGGGGACGCGGCGCTGGGAGAGCCGGGGCTGAGCTTCACGACCACCGACCTGAGCCTGGTGGAGATGACGGAAGTGGAGTACACGCAGCTGCAGCACATCCTCTACTCGCACATGGAGGCGGCGGACGGCGAGCTCGAGGCGCGCCTGGGCTCCGCGCTGCTGGCCGGCCCGGGCGCGGGCTCGGGCGCGGCAGGCTCGCTGGCGCCGGCGCCGCCTG TACCAGTGCTGTGCCCGCCGCTGGCGGCCGACGCGCCGTGCTTGGGCCACGTCGACTTCCAGGAGCTGCGTATGATGCTGCTGGGCGAGGCGGGCGCGGCGGAGAAGACGCCTGGCGGTGCGGACGGGACGCGGACGCGGGCGGACGGCGCGGCCAAAGAAGGCGCGGGCGGCGCGGGGCCCGACGGCGCACCTGAGGCCCGGGCCAAGCCGACCGTACGCGTCCGCCTGGAGGACCGCTTCAACAGTATGCCGGCCGAGCCGCCTGCGCCGCGCGGTGCTGAGCCCGCCGAGTCGGGCGTGGCGCTCAACAA TTTGGTAACTCTTATTCGACATCCATCTGAATTAATGAATGTTCCTCTTCACCAGCAACAAAACAAATGTACGACCttagtgaaaaataaaactgctgCTGCCACTACTGCTTTGCAGTTCACCTACCCACTGTTTACAAGTGCCTGCTCCACTGGTGGGAATGCCAGCCTTGCACAGACGCAG AGTTCTAGTAACTCATGTTCTATACTGGAAGCTGCCAAGCACCAGGATATTGGACTGCCTagagcattttctttctgttaccaGCAAGAGATTGAGTCCACCAAACAAACAGGAGGTAGTCGAAACAAAGCCTTGCCGGAGCAGGTTTGGATTAAAGTGGGAG AAGAAGCGCTATGTAAACAAGCAATCAATAAGAGGAATCGGAGTAGAATCCGCCAGCTGGACACAAGTGTGGAACGAAGAGCCCTCGGAGAGATTCAGAATGTGGGCGAAGGCTCTACAGCTTCACAGGGCACCTGGCAGTCTTCAGAGTCCTCACAGTCAAACCTGGGGGAGCAGACGCAGAGCGGGCCCCAGGGAGGAAGGTCTCAGCGTCGGGAGAGGCACAACCGAATGGAACGAGATAGAAG GCGCAGAATCCGCATTTGCTGTGATGAGCTGAATCTTTTAGTTCCATTCTGCAATGCGGAGACAGATAAAGCAACAACCCTTCAGTGGACCACAGCATTCCTGAAGTACATTCAGGAAAGACATGGGGATTCTCTTAAAAAG
- the LOC116900795 gene encoding ATP synthase subunit f, mitochondrial-like: MVSIVPLKEKKLVEVKLGGLPSWILMWDFTPSGTAGAFRRGYDRYYNKYINVRKGSISGINMVLAAYVVFSYCISYKELKHERRCKYH, from the coding sequence ATGGTGTCCATCGTGCCATTGAAAGAGAAGAAGCTTGTGGAGGTTAAACTTGGAGGGCTGCCGAGCTGGATATTGATGTGGGATTTCACCCCCAGTGGTACTGCAGGAGCCTTTCGGAGAGGCTATGACCGGTATTACAACAAGTATATCAACGTTCGGAAAGGCAGCATCTCAGGGATTAACATGGTGCTGGCAGCCTATGTGGTTTTCAGCTACTGCATTTCTTACAAGGAACTCAAACACGAACGGCGATGCAAGTACCACTGA
- the LOC116900796 gene encoding 60S ribosomal protein L21-like, with protein MTNTKGKRRGTRYMFSRPFRKHGVVPLATYMRIYKKGDIVDIKEMGTVQKGMPHKFYHGKIGRVYNVTQHAVGIIVNKQVKGKILVKRINVRIKHIKHPKSRDRFLKRVKENDQKKKEAKEKGTWVQLKRQPAPPREPHFVRTNGKEPELLEPIPYEFMA; from the coding sequence ATgacgaacacaaaaggaaagaggagaggtactcggtatatgttctctagaccttttagaaaacatggagtcgttcctttggccacatacatgcgaatctacaagaagggtgatattgtagacatcaaggaaatgggcactgttcaaaaaggaatgccccataagtTTTACCACGGCAAAAtcggaagagtctacaatgtcacccagcatgccgtgggcatcattgtaaacaagcaagttaaaggcaagattctggtcaagaggatcaatgtgcggaTTAAGCACATCAAGCAcccaaagagcagagacagattcctgaagcgggtgaaggagaacgatcagaagaaaaaggaagccaaagagaagggcacctgggttcagctgaagcgccagcctgcgccacccagagaaccccactttgtgaggactaatggaaaggagcctgagctgctggagcccattccatacgaattcatggcctaa